In Bacillota bacterium, the sequence TGGAGAGGACCGGGCCAACCGTCTGGAGGCACTAGGTTACTATGATCCGCTTCCGGTCCGCTACGCCACCTGGATTACAGAAGCTGTTCAGGGCAATCTGGGTTACTCAACCCGTTATTCCCGTCCTGTAACCCAGCTTATCTCAACTCGGATAGTTCCGACTTTTTTGCTGACCTTTAGTTCTATGTTTATCAGTGTGTTGATTGCGGTGCCAATCGGGGTGTTCTCGTCCACCAGGCAGTATTCGAAGATGGATTATTTCCTAACTGTGCTGGCGATGGCGGGGATATCGATCCCAGTGTTCTTCTTAGCGATTCTCGGTTTACGATTATTCGCCTTCGACCTGGGATGGGTGCCGCTGGGCGGTATGGTCACCGCTGGTCGAGTTCATACCGGCTTCTTTGACTACGCCCTGGACGTGCTGCATCACCTGATTATGCCGCTGGCTGTTCTTTCTGCGGCTAATATCGCCACCTACATGCGCTATACCCGTTCCAGCATGTTGGAAGTTGTGCGACAAGACTATATTCGTACCGCCCGGGCCAAAGGTCTGAGCGAAAAGGTCGTTATTTATAAGCACGCGCTCCGGAACGCATTAATTCCTGTTGTCACTGTATTTGGACTCAGCCTGCCCTTCCTTTTCTCCGGCGCAGTTATCACCGAAACTGTGTTTACCTGGCCGGGCATGGGCATTTTGAATGTCGAAGCGGTCGGAACCCGTGACTACCCGTTGCTGATGGGCATCAACCTCTTCTTGGCGATATTAGTGCTCCTTGGCAACCTGCTGGCCGACATCATGTACGCGGTTGTTGACCCGCGCATTCGCTACAACTAGGTAAAGGAGGGATTTAGATGAGTGAATTGAAGACCACTAACGTTCAAACTGAAGCTAATGTTAAAGCAGATGATAAAATTGTCAGCCCCGGATTAGTTGTCTGGCGGCGCTTTAAGCGCAGTAAAATCGCCGTTGCCGGACTCTGTGTGCTGATTGCCATTACTATTGCAGTTATTCTGGCACCTGTCCTGTCTACCCACGACCCCAATGTATACAGAAACGTTGCTGAAGATAAGTACATGGGGCCATCCAGCAGCCACTGGCTGGGCACCGATGACATTGGCCGTGATGTTTACTCCCGCCTGCTCTATGGCGGCCGCGTCTCAATGTTTGTTGGTATTGTCGCAGTTTCAATACAGGTAACAATTGGTGTTATCCTTGGCTCCATCGCTGGCTATGCCGGCGGTATAGTGGACACGCTGATTATGCGGCTCACCGATATCGTTCTGTCCTTCCCGTTCCTGGCATTGGCGATTGCCGTTGCGGCGATTGTCGGTCCCAGTATGTGGACCACCGCTTTTGTTATCGGATTCCTCAGTTGGACGGGAACGTGCCGGATTGTCCGGGGGCAGTTCCTGCAAATTAAGAGCACTGAATATATTGAGGCCACTAAAGCCCTGGGTATCAGGCGGAGCAAAGTTGTCTGGCGGCACATGCTGCCCAACGCCATGGCACCGCTCTTGATCAACGCTTCCATGGCTATGGCCAACGCCATCCTTGTCGAAGCAGCCCTTTCCTACCTGGGACTCGGAGTTTCGCCGCCACAGCCCAGCTGGGGGAACATGCTGCAATCCGCAAGAAATATGACTGTTATCATCCGCTACCCACACCTGTGGTTGCCGCCGGGCATTGCAATCTTTATTACCGTGCTGAGCATCAACCTTGTGGGTGATGGCCTCCGGGATGCCCTTGATCCCCGGCTGAAGCTGTAGGAGGTGCATATAAATTGACTGAAAAAGGTAAACTGTTGGAAGTAAGCAATCTCAAAACTCAATTCAATACCGAAGACGGCCTAGTTAAAGCTGTTGACGGTGTAAGTTTCTCCGTCAAGCCCGGCGAAGTAATTGGCATCGTCGGCGAGTCGGGCTGCGGTAAAAGCATCACCGCCATGAGCGTGATGCGCCTGATTCCTAAAACCAACGGCGAAATCCTCAAGGATTCATCGATTAAGTTTGCTGGCCGGGAATTGACTACCCTGACCGAGCAAGAAATGCGCGGCATTCGTGGCAACGATATCGCGATGATTTTCCAGGAGCCCATGACATCACTAAACCCGGTTTATACGGTCGGTAATCAGATTGAAGAAGTTGTCAAGCTGCACCAAAAGCTGGACGATGATGCTGCCAGGGCCAAGAGTATCGAAATGATCAAGCTGGTCGGAATCCCCAATGCCGAGCGGATTGTCGACGCCTATCCCCACAGCCTGTCCGGCGGTATGCGGCAGCGGGTCATGATTGCTATGGCTCTCTCCTGTAACCCCAAGCTGCTGATTGCTGACGAGCCGACCACGGCTCTTGATGTTACAATCCAAGCTCAGATTCTTGAGTTGATGAAAGAACTGAAGGAAGAATTGGATTCAGCGATTATGCTCATTACCCACGACCTGGGTGTTGTCGCCGAGATGGCCCAGCACGTTGTCGTAATGTATTCGGGTAAAGTTGTGGAAGACGCTGATGTTGTCTCTTTGTTCAAAAAACCGCGGCATCCCTATACCATCGGCCTCTTGAATTCCAAGCCCAAGGTTGAAGAGGAACAGAAGGAGAAGCTTTATTCCGTTCCCGGCTCG encodes:
- a CDS encoding ABC transporter permease, encoding MYQYIIRRILQSIPTLLGITVFVFLIINAAPGNPMSHLVDPNMTGEDRANRLEALGYYDPLPVRYATWITEAVQGNLGYSTRYSRPVTQLISTRIVPTFLLTFSSMFISVLIAVPIGVFSSTRQYSKMDYFLTVLAMAGISIPVFFLAILGLRLFAFDLGWVPLGGMVTAGRVHTGFFDYALDVLHHLIMPLAVLSAANIATYMRYTRSSMLEVVRQDYIRTARAKGLSEKVVIYKHALRNALIPVVTVFGLSLPFLFSGAVITETVFTWPGMGILNVEAVGTRDYPLLMGINLFLAILVLLGNLLADIMYAVVDPRIRYN
- a CDS encoding ABC transporter permease, encoding MSELKTTNVQTEANVKADDKIVSPGLVVWRRFKRSKIAVAGLCVLIAITIAVILAPVLSTHDPNVYRNVAEDKYMGPSSSHWLGTDDIGRDVYSRLLYGGRVSMFVGIVAVSIQVTIGVILGSIAGYAGGIVDTLIMRLTDIVLSFPFLALAIAVAAIVGPSMWTTAFVIGFLSWTGTCRIVRGQFLQIKSTEYIEATKALGIRRSKVVWRHMLPNAMAPLLINASMAMANAILVEAALSYLGLGVSPPQPSWGNMLQSARNMTVIIRYPHLWLPPGIAIFITVLSINLVGDGLRDALDPRLKL
- a CDS encoding ABC transporter ATP-binding protein, translated to MTEKGKLLEVSNLKTQFNTEDGLVKAVDGVSFSVKPGEVIGIVGESGCGKSITAMSVMRLIPKTNGEILKDSSIKFAGRELTTLTEQEMRGIRGNDIAMIFQEPMTSLNPVYTVGNQIEEVVKLHQKLDDDAARAKSIEMIKLVGIPNAERIVDAYPHSLSGGMRQRVMIAMALSCNPKLLIADEPTTALDVTIQAQILELMKELKEELDSAIMLITHDLGVVAEMAQHVVVMYSGKVVEDADVVSLFKKPRHPYTIGLLNSKPKVEEEQKEKLYSVPGSVPNPLDLPSGCYFHPRCEFATDKCREKMPELEEVAPGHTVRCWHADKTGGGK